In Torulaspora globosa chromosome 1, complete sequence, a genomic segment contains:
- the OSW1 gene encoding Osw1p (ancestral locus Anc_8.700): protein MNTRINNIYVGIYLPAVVNNLMRAPPPPRRSRSRFLALCVVRLRQLISGHRLKKRWHLHKLHEFQRKGLICLSPESGIRAEDMINIPSALQPKKTRQKPLLIAAFPKGCSRSPRVRVLQRNRLSRLMISKRKYKLKPFEVKGRHDREEDGAVTHRCAQTVGSIKKLTASNADVRVIFHDTNVIKCSNLIVPAEADQCSPELFEFAPNQSIRIHDYPSLRRKPTPGHDQNLEIVAKSISDLTTSEETRSHGGREPSSFELQSSTCQDNEQLYSNIVKMTEFADSPIISYSKLVRSPLKERKNRQRFGFHSSRQKRALQALHRS, encoded by the coding sequence ATGAATACTAGAATAAACAATATCTATGTGGGAATATATTTACCAGCGGTCGTCAACAATTTAATGAGGGCTCCTCCTCCGCCTAGAAGATCGAGATCTAGATTTCTCGCGCTTTGCGTAGTACGCCTTCGCCAGTTGATAAGCGGTCATAGATTAAAGAAGCGCTGGCATTTGCACAAGCTCCACGAGTTCCAGAGAAAAGGCCTAATATGCCTCAGTCCGGAATCTGGCATTCGTGCTGAGGATATGATAAACATTCCGAGTGCGTTACAGCCTAAGAAGACCAGACAAAAGCCTTTGTTGATTGCCGCATTTCCCAAAGGGTGCTCAAGATCACCAAGGGTCCGAGTACTGCAAAGAAATAGGCTTTCGAGGCTAATGATCAGTAAAAGAAAGTACAAGTTGAAGCCTTTTGAGGTTAAAGGACGGCACGATCgtgaagaagatggtgcAGTTACGCACAGATGTGCGCAGACAGTTGGATCTATAAAAAAGCTGACTGCCAGTAACGCGGATGTAAGAGTAATATTTCATGACACCAATGTGATTAAGTGCTCAAATTTGATTGTCCCTGCAGAGGCCGATCAATGCTCTCCCGAACTGTTCGAATTTGCTCCAAACCAGTCGATACGGATTCATGACTATCCATCATTAAGAAGGAAGCCTACGCCAGGACACGATCAGAATTTGGAAATTGTGGCTAAATCGATCAGCGACTTGACGACATCAGAGGAGACAAGATCACACGGAGGCCGCGAGCCCTCATCATTCGAACTTCAATCGTCGACGTGTCAGGACAACGAACAACTGTACTCAAACATAGTCAAAATGACAGAGTTTGCTGATTCTCCCATCATTTCATACTCAAAATTAGTCCGTTCGCCACTCAAAGAGAGGAAGAATCGTCAGCGGTTTGGATTTCATTCTTCTAGGCAAAAACGAGCACTCCAAGCACTGCATAGGTCATAG
- the DAP1 gene encoding Dap1p (ancestral locus Anc_8.701) has product MSFFKNLLFGGYKTSEDPTGLSTTADESNMSESKAEPVVEGKFFPRTLYKFNGHDNEKIFLAVKGKVFDCTQGRQFYGPSGPYSNFAGHDASRGLALNSFDLDMVRDWDQPMDDLKDLTAEQREVLDGWAEHFEKKYPCVGTLVPEPGVNEQSR; this is encoded by the coding sequence ATGTCTTTCTTTAAAAATCTTCTTTTTGGAGGCTATAAGACTAGTGAAGATCCTACCGGACTTTCAACTACAGCTGATGAGTCGAATATGTCTGAAAGTAAAGCTGAACCAGTCGTGGAAGGGAAGTTTTTCCCCCGTACTCTTTATAAATTCAACGGTCATGATAATGAGAAGATCTTTCTAGCAGTCAAGGGCAAAGTGTTCGATTGTACACAAGGCAGACAGTTCTACGGCCCCAGTGGCCCGTACTCGAACTTCGCCGGCCACGACGCTTCTAGAGGATTGGCGTTGAATTCGTTCGACCTCGATATGGTGAGAGACTGGGACCAGCCTATGGATGATCTGAAGGACTTGACTGCCGAGCAGCGAGAAGTGCTGGATGGGTGGGCAGAACactttgagaagaaataTCCCTGCGTAGGGACTTTGGTTCCGGAACCAGGGGTCAATGAGCAGTCGAGATAG
- a CDS encoding uncharacterized protein (ancestral locus Anc_8.702) has translation MRILGSRNAYDLLPSVEAGQLENGQEEADDLPLEPPEYDRLAGEEMAEEEWNPMEQMELDDPQVNEPLVEKVIRLRDRFSNNVVKPVKDKIVDPLAQLLGLLSDKIDYYLNKVGNPLILRRFFYIFMMSAIAYLVISSGFIPSERTSGFKGMFSDHEVLMEYARGSVDLSKFERDWEYISSMPHMSGTKGDAAIRHFVMETMNNNKLKLTKEDELSVYSSFPYEMSLRAVTGEESLQLNVSTENFNPLSATGELKGIGLIYGNMGSLEDLQKLKDAALLEDDFILMVRYGELVGEQILVAEKFGAKGVLFITDPYNGNQDIVQKKSVGIPQYWPGSPLSRGGDESDAFKDLRNIPRIPTMPLSWNQGMRLLSLLPDDGVQFEDGFYSGRLGVVHLDMVVQMDNRELHPAHNIICKIEGREQNDKAIIIAASRTSVTNGATYPAFGTAMLLSLIQMFQELKYKFDWKPLRNIYFVSYGGAEFNYAGSAGFTAQKLTKVKDHVYCMLDISQLSLESGSRKIDIQAHPLLHQFFSEENGNMGFDITVGHPKQYGDWIPLMANGIPVSVFSAPEVLKSGPPIETSEDVFDNVSTLLEAPGNLATLSDMILYVLQSSLKLVDMPFIPFDITEYVHYVDKLLEPLENNHSSTLRFQDTIKALLTWKKIGDEWSAWRKGWQNIVFSRDEGIEPSLISVHRWTWNKKLSNIGRRQCAPGGLKNRPYYKNVLFGPSFWTQPNDDSWSFPGIRDAINEQDWAKAQQELDIVANVLAESAALFLEETTDVGT, from the coding sequence ATGAGGATACTAGGCTCTCGGAACGCTTATGATCTACTGCCGAGTGTTGAGGCAGGACAGCTGGAGAATGGCCAAGAGGAGGCTGACGACCTGCCTTTGGAACCTCCAGAGTATGATAGGCTAGCTGGTGAGGAAATGGCTGAAGAGGAATGGAATCCCATGGAACAGATGGAACTAGATGATCCGCAAGTTAATGAGCCACTTGTTGAGAAAGTCATCCGCCTGAGAGATAGATTCAGCAACAACGTGGTGAAGCCTGTGAAAGATAAGATTGTCGACCCATTGGCACAGTTGCTCGGTCTACTATCCGATAAGATAGATTACTACTTGAACAAGGTCGGGAATCCGCTAATTCTGAGGCGGTTTTTCTACATATTCATGATGTCTGCGATCGCATACCTGGTTATCTCTAGCGGCTTTATACCTAGCGAAAGGACATCTGGCTTCAAGGGAATGTTCTCAGACCATGAAGTTCTGATGGAGTATGCAAGGGGATCAGtggatctttcaaaattcGAACGTGATTGGGAATACATAAGTAGCATGCCTCATATGTCGGGAACCAAAGGTGACGCGGCTATCAGGCACTTTGTGATGGAAACAATGAACAATAATAAGCTGAAACTTACCAAGGAGGATGAGCTCTCTGTCTATTCGAGTTTTCCTTATGAGATGTCTCTGAGAGCAGTCACAGGAGAAGAATCGCTCCAACTAAATGTCAGCACCGAAAACTTTAACCCACTCAGCGCAACTGGGGAGCTGAAAGGCATTGGATTGATCTACGGGAATATGGGCAGTTTAGAAGATTTACAGAAACTGAAGGATGCGGCGctgctcgaagatgacTTCATATTAATGGTCCGCTACGGTGAGCTGGTTGGCGAACAAATACTGGTTGCAGAGAAGTTTGGTGCAAAGGGCGTGCTCTTTATTACCGACCCATACAACGGAAACCAGGACATAgttcagaagaaatcagTGGGAATCCCGCAATACTGGCCTGGAAGCCCTCTGAGTCGCGGCGGCGACGAATCCGATGCTTTCAAAGATCTGCGAAATATACCGCGAATTCCTACAATGCCCTTGTCATGGAACCAAGGTATGCggcttctttctctgctCCCTGACGACGGGGTGCAATTCGAGGACGGCTTTTACAGCGGTAGACTAGGTGTTGTGCATCTTGACATGGTGGTGCAGATGGATAACAGGGAATTGCATCCTGCCCACAATATCATTTGCAAAATAGAGGGACGAGAGCAGAACGATAAAGCAATCATAATCGCCGCATCAAGAACTAGCGTCACCAATGGGGCAACCTATCCTGCATTTGGGACTGCAATGCTTCTCTCGCTAATTCAAATGTTTCAGGAGCTCAAGTACAAGTTCGATTGGAAACCTTTGAGAAACATATACTTTGTTTCCTATGGCGGAGCAGAGTTCAATTACGCAGGGTCCGCAGGATTCACAGCTCAAAAACTGACCAAAGTGAAAGACCATGTCTATTGCATGCTGGATATTAGTCAGTTGAGTCTTGAGTCAGGCTCCAGGAAGATCGATATACAGGCACATCCTCTCCTAcatcaatttttcagcgAGGAAAACGGAAACATGGGTTTCGACATCACTGTGGGGCATCCCAAGCAATATGGTGACTGGATCCCGCTTATGGCTAACGGCATCCCCGTATCAGTGTTCTCAGCTCCAGAAGTATTGAAATCTGGGCCTCCCATTGAAACATCAGAAGACGTGTTTGATAATGTCAGCACATTACTGGAGGCTCCAGGGAACCTCGCAACATTATCAGATATGATTCTTTACGTATTGCAGTCATCGCTAAAACTAGTCGATATGCCTTTCATTCCATTCGATATCACTGAATATGTGCATTACGTCGACAAACTACTGGAGCCGCTTGAGAATAACCATTCGAGCACCCTAAGATTCCAAGACACCATCAAAGCTCTATTGACCTGGAAGAAAATCGGCGACGAATGGTCTGCCTGGAGGAAAGGATGGCAAAATATCGTGTTCTCTCGCGACGAAGGGATAGAGCCATCCTTGATATCAGTGCATAGATGGACCTGGAACAAAAAGCTATCTAACATTGGCAGACGACAATGCGCTCCTGGCGGTTTGAAGAATCGGCCCTATTACAAGAACGTCTTGTTCGGTCCATCATTCTGGACACAGCCCAACGATGACTCCTGGAGCTTTCCGGGGATCAGAGACGCAATCAATGAGCAAGATTGGGCGAAAGCACAGCAAGAGCTTGACATTGTTGCCAATGTCCTAGCGGAATCTGCTGCCCTCTTCCTGGAAGAAACTACCGATGTTGGCACGTAG
- the SPT14 gene encoding phosphatidylinositol N-acetylglucosaminyltransferase SPT14 (ancestral locus Anc_8.703), translated as MCCDFFFPQLGGVEFHIYHLAQSLIQLGHSVVVIAHAYGDRIGVRYLTNGLKVYYVPYFVLHRETTFPNVFGTFPMIRNILIREQIQIVHSHGSASTFSLESLFHANTMGLKTVFTDHSLYGFANISAILVNKLLTFALTNTDKVICVSHTCKENMIVRADIPPERISVIPNAVVSEDFRPPQHKKPSDGTITIVVISRLYPNKGADLLTQLVPRICSVHEEVRFLIAGDGPKYVELQQMVESHRLQDRVQLMGSVAHEKVREVMCQGDIYLHPSLTEAFGTVLVEAASCGLLIVSTMVGGIPEVLPKHMTVHAAETSVSSLVEATNEGISLIKSGGIDTSSFHREIFTMYNWLNVAKRTEKVYGNVFRDATPRDKKWVQMVKRFYARDGSWARHLYVLCAIVEYITYIMLEWLYPRDEIDLAPKWPSPRQFH; from the coding sequence ATGTGCTGTgacttcttcttccctCAATTAGGGGGTGTGGAGTTCCACATCTACCACCTGGCACAGAGTCTCATCCAGTTGGGACATTCTGTCGTTGTAATAGCGCATGCCTACGGCGATCGGATTGGTGTACGATATCTGACGAACGGTCTCAAGGTGTATTACGTTCCGTACTTCGTTCTTCATAGGGAGACTACGTTCCCCAACGTCTTTGGCACATTTCCGATGATTAGGAACATTCTGATTCGGGAGCAAATTCAAATTGTGCACTCTCATGGTAGTGCGTCTAccttttctttggagtCTCTCTTCCATGCCAACACGATGGGGCTTAAGACGGTCTTTACTGATCATTCGTTGTATGGATTTGCGAATATATCAGCAATCCTGGTCAATAAGCTGCTTACTTTTGCTTTGACGAATACAGACAAGGTAATATGTGTTTCGCATACTTGCAAGGAGAATATGATTGTACGTGCCGATATTCCGCCAGAAAGGATATCTGTTATTCCTAATGCAGTAGTGAGCGAGGACTTCCGTCCTCCTCAGCACAAAAAACCATCAGATGGCACTATCACCATCGTGGTGATTAGTCGGCTATATCCCAACAAGGGTGCCGACTTGCTTACACAGCTTGTTCCCAGAATATGCTCGGTGCATGAAGAAGTGAGATTCTTAATTGCCGGTGATGGACCCAAATACGTTGAATTACAGCAAATGGTGGAATCTCATAGACTGCAGGACAGAGTGCAACTGATGGGCTCTGTGGCACACGAAAAAGTGCGAGAAGTTATGTGCCAAGGCGATATATATTTGCATCCCAGTCTGACCGAAGCTTTTGGCACTGTTTTAGTGGAGGCTGCTTCCTGCGGCCTACTCATAGTATCAACCATGGTTGGCGGCATCCCAGAGGTCTTACCTAAGCATATGACAGTTCATGCAGCGGAGACGTCTGTTTCCAGTCTCGTCGAGGCAACCAATGAAGGCATCAGCTTGATCAAATCTGGTGGGATTGATACCTCCTCGTTCCATCGAGAGATCTTTACCATGTATAACTGGCTGAATGTGGCTAAAAGGACTGAGAAAGTCTACGGGAATGTTTTCAGAGATGCTACTCCTCGGGACAAAAAATGGGTCCAGATGGTGAAGCGGTTTTATGCAAGAGATGGCAGCTGGGCTAGACATCTTTATGTTTTGTGCGCGATCGTTGAATACATCACTTACATCATGTTGGAGTGGCTCTATCCGAGGGACGAGATCGATTTGGCGCCTAAATGGCCGTCGCCGAGGCAGTTTCATTGA
- the NIP100 gene encoding Nip100p (ancestral locus Anc_8.704), whose protein sequence is MAAIEVGDRVLVDGKLGVVRYAGLTEFCSGLWYGIELDKCEGFNDGSVEGKRYFNIPGRKGNYGLFAQLEDLSKIDDCGGLRDENRKLTSVVEALERKIRQLHLQRSELKRDSEVLELQRTVKSLVQERAERIEKQAKAVEENKQLHATIKLLQAELHAVASISPGKANSTEEAVRKSSPDELNGLNAILKTENDRLANELNIATRELIKLKEDNRQYEALHTVYIDIEKELQDQLSTLENYILAEGERRCGSATIISSAVESSVSKAAATKAKLYDELYTAVFPDDMPSLQLLELQYDILQKSFANAPFDLSIQSKLTGQLYFLVLRGLANEESTRPPIQFFDVLRNEFGNNGIICSELLLGHLRDDMLKVRELIDFLKDSDSLDSDFRLVISSLSSIFGEILPQLLSDRRKENSSEDLLRSIHNLYSVSLAIEERSRALGEKAGVDPAPATACHIRLSHVLEVVFSMIRYVPGSDVHPFEEFKPALEEILADLKQSETDSASAVQYNTVPRNAGVSFTDSQAVTENPDLDNVADLESELLKKEARIEELAVKIQLLEIKLQESHTKKAALVQKEAEKMEWPKEDDLHSDAQPSTGLKMESSVDVRLCSPLTASQLEALAKQSINSEIVGLQRVVASLTKHQRKDRPNFSWLYEGEQRLQAPTTKAHIEFKNKLSDLTTSALEVADYARMVDYQEDSTDKQKKYIPNAVFKQNVLNLKIKDISA, encoded by the coding sequence ATGGCGGCGATTGAGGTTGGCGATAGAGTGCTCGTCGATGGGAAGCTGGGGGTGGTCAGGTACGCGGGGCTGACCGAGTTTTGCAGTGGTCTCTGGTATGGAATCGAGCTCGACAAGTGCGAGGGATTCAACGATGGAAGTGTCGAGGGCAAGAGGTATTTCAATATTCCGGGAAGGAAAGGAAACTACGGGCTATTTGCACAACTGGAAGATTTGAGTAAGATTGATGACTGCGGCGGTCTGAGAGACGAGAATCGCAAGTTGACCAGTGTGGTTGAAGCCTTGGAACGCAAAATTCGACAGTTGCATCTGCAGCGGAGCGAGCTGAAGCGAGACTCAGAAGTGCTGGAGCTGCAGAGGACTGTCAAGAGCCTAGTCCAAGAGCGGGCGGAGCGCATTGAAAAGCAAGCCAAAGCTGTAGAGGAAAATAAGCAGCTACATGCTACTATCAAGCTTTTACAAGCGGAATTGCATGCTGTGGCTTCCATATCTCCAGGAAAGGCGAATTCAACCGAAGAGGCCGTACGGAAAAGTAGTCCGGACGAGTTGAACGGCCTCAATGCGATCCTGAAGACTGAGAACGACAGGCTTGCAAATGAATTAAACATTGCGACCAGGGAATTGATTAAGTTGAAGGAGGACAACAGGCAGTACGAAGCGTTGCACACGGTCTACATCGATATTGAAAAAGAGTTACAAGACCAGTTGAGCACATTAGAAAACTATATACTGGCAGAGGGAGAAAGGCGTTGCGGAAGTGCAACTATCATAAGCTCAGCTGTTGAGTCCTCTGTTTCCAAAGCTGCTGCTACCAAAGCCAAGCTTTATGATGAGCTTTACACAGCTGTCTTCCCAGACGACATGCCTTCACTCCAGCTCCTGGAGCTCCAGTATgatattttgcaaaaaTCTTTCGCTAATGCCCCATTTGACTTATCTATCCAGAGTAAGCTGACAGGACAACTATATTTTCTTGTTTTGCGTGGGCTGGCAAACGAAGAATCAACCAGACCCCCAatccagttctttgacGTGTTACGAAACGAGTTCGGGAACAACGGAATTATCTGCAGCGAGCTACTTTTGGGTCACTTACGAGATGATATGCTGAAAGTCCGTGAACTCATTGACTTCCTAAAAGATTCAGATTCATTGGACTCCGATTTCAGATTGGTAATATCATCCCTGTCTTCAATTTTTGGTGAGATTTTGCCTCAGTTACTGTCAGATCGTAGAAAGGAGAATTCATCCGAAGACCTACTTAGATCAATCCACAACCTTTATTCGGTTTCACTTGCAATAGAGGAGCGATCAAGAGCGCTTGGAGAGAAAGCTGGAGTCGATCCGGCACCCGCGACTGCGTGTCACATACGCCTATCCCATGTGCTTGAAGTAGTTTTCTCCATGATTAGATATGTTCCTGGATCAGACGTTCATCCTTTTGAGGAATTCAAGCCGGCGCTTGAGGAAATACTCGCTGATCTGAAACAAAGTGAGACGGATTCAGCTTCTGCAGTACAATATAATACAGTACCTCGGAATGCTGGTGTGTCATTTACAGACTCACAGGCGGTAACGGAAAACCCTGATCTCGACAATGTTGCAGATTTAGAATCCGAACTTTTAAAGAAGGAAGCTAGGATAGAGGAGCTGGCAGTCAAAatccagctgcttgaaatCAAATTGCAAGAAAGTCATACCAAAAAGGCAGCTCTGGTgcaaaaagaagcagaaaagatGGAATGGCCGAAGGAAGATGATTTACACTCTGACGCGCAACCAAGCACAGGCCTGAAGATGGAGTCCTCTGTCGATGTTCGCCTCTGCAGTCCGCTGACCGCCTCCCAGCTGGAGGCTCTCGCAAAACAGAGCATAAATTCGGAGATCGTTGGCCTACAGAGAGTGGTTGCCAGCCTCACAAAACACCAAAGGAAGGATCGGCCCAACTTCAGCTGGCTTTATGAAGGCGAACAGCGTCTGCAGGCCCCGACTACAAAGGCGCATATTGAATTCAAAAATAAGCTTTCTGACCTAACTACAAGCGCCTTAGAAGTTGCTGATTATGCTAGGATGGTGGAttatcaagaagattcgaCAGACAAGCAGAAAAAGTACATACCGAATGCAGTCTTCAAGCAGAATGTTCTAAATCTAAAGATTAAAGATATTTCTGCATAA
- the CDC31 gene encoding centrin (ancestral locus Anc_8.705), with protein sequence MSNIRRKPAKPAPSLPSPSVDTSSLQDQLLDEQKQEIYEAFSLFDMNNDGYLDYHELKVAMRALGFDLPKKEILDLIDQYDRDGRRLMQYEDFYLIMGEKIVNRDPIEEIKRAFKLFDDDNTGKISLKNLRRVAKELGENLTDEELRAMIEEFDLDGDGEIDEQEFIAICTDS encoded by the coding sequence ATGAGCAACATCAGAAGGAAGCCAGCGAAGCCCGCTCCCTCGCTGCCATCTCCCTCCGTGGACACCTCCTCGCTGCAAGACCAGCTGTTGGACGAACAGAAACAAGAGATCTACGAAGCATTTTCCCTATTCGACATGAACAACGATGGATATCTGGACTACCACGAGCTGAAAGTGGCCATGAGAGCACTCGGATTCGATCTAcccaagaaagaaatccTCGATCTGATCGACCAGTACGACCGCGACGGCCGTCGCTTGATGCAATACGAAGACTTCTACCTGATCATGGGCGAGAAGATCGTCAACAGAGACCCCATAGAGGAGATAAAGAGGGCGTTCAAGCTAttcgacgacgacaacACGGGGAAGATCAGTCTCAAGAACCTGAGAAGAGTTGCCAAAGAACTTGGCGAAAATCTTACAGACGAAGAACTACGCGCGATGATCGAGGAGTTCGACCTGGACGGCGACGGggaaatcgatgagcaGGAGTTCATAGCCATCTGCACCGACAGTTAG
- the MRPL40 gene encoding mitochondrial 54S ribosomal protein uL24m MRPL40 (ancestral locus Anc_8.706): MSGGYSHLSKVGARVAARMNNVPKHMQAQMDKRMNQSIPAFMRSALPSVKEEEKFQSVKDWKFLPGDRVVVTRGEKRGHICVVKQHDSTTNGFILDENGPSMSVPVPKQYWLEGQRTHMLTVPKAMRQQDLRLVADIDDPANPGQTKTVAVRDVEFKGTYYDENYKKVMPYRSVVGESELIIPWPKPEAMEDGELGTDPVFAREQTFWVDSIVKNPIPKSALLTVRNPHSKFRRGVLTARDVAKLVAPKMPLSDTKKAFLEEKKELARMPRPKLTEDDKNAIGQKIYDHLKDSL, encoded by the coding sequence ATGTCTGGTGGTTACTCGCACCTGTCTAAAGTGGGGGCTCGTGTGGCAGCGCGAATGAATAACGTTCCGAAGCATATGCAGGCTCAGATGGATAAGAGGATGAATCAATCCATACCGGCGTTTATGAGATCAGCACTGCCCAGCGtgaaggaggaggagaagttCCAGAGTGTCAAGGATTGGAAGTTCTTGCCCGGCGACCGGGTTGTGGTAACGAGGGGAGAGAAGAGGGGCCACATATGCGTGGTTAAACAGCACGATAGCACCACTAATGGGTTTATCCTGGACGAGAACGGGCCCTCGATGAGCGTTCCAGTGCCCAAGCAGTACTGGCTAGAGGGCCAGAGAACGCATATGCTGACGGTTCCGAAGGCAATGAGGCAGCAGGATCTGCGGTTGGTCGCAGATATCGATGATCCGGCGAATCCTGGGCAAACGAAGACGGTGGCCGTCAGAGACGTGGAGTTCAAGGGAACGTACTACGATGAGAATTACAAGAAAGTGATGCCCTACAGATCCGTGGTAGGGGAAAGCGAGCTGATCATCCCGTGGCCAAAGCCTGAAGCGATGGAAGATGGCGAGCTTGGCACAGACCCTGTGTTCGCCAGAGAACAGACTTTCTGGGTCGATTCGATTGTGAAGAATCCTATCCCGAAGAGTGCGCTGCTGACAGTCCGTAATCCACACTCCAAGTTTAGGAGAGGCGTTCTCACGGCTCGCGATGTCGCGAAGCTTGTCGCACCAAAGATGCCTCTGTCTGACACCAAGAAGGCGTTcttggaggagaagaaggaacTGGCACGGATGCCAAGACCTAAGCTGACGGAGGATGATAAGAACGCTATTGGGCAAAAAATCTACGATCACCTGAAAGATAGTCTGTAA
- the HNT3 gene encoding DNA 5'-adenosine monophosphate hydrolase (ancestral locus Anc_8.707) produces MSWKFALQSYIRNPQDFGKEEVVFFDDEVAIIHDKFAKSVCHLLVIVRNKSLSSSHPTIALKYEVKDKLAKYIAKAQDYVYDYFTKRFKPLKLQPYFDSKESFHDKESFIENFIQVGVHSVPSMANLHIHVMTKDLNSDRLKNKKHYNSFTTDFFVSWDRLPLSQIADVKTTENRWLKDHDLICHYCGRNFDSKFSKLKQHLTEEFDNHFASV; encoded by the coding sequence ATGTCCTGGAAATTTGCTTTACAGTCCTACATAAGGAATCCACAAGATTTTgggaaagaagaggttgTTTTCTTCGATGACGAAGTAGCTATAATACATGATAAGTTTGCTAAATCAGTATGCCACCTGCTGGTAATAGTCAGAAATAAATCGCTTAGCTCAAGTCATCCCACTATAGCTCTAAAATATGAAGTGAAGGATAAGTTAGCAAAATATATCGCAAAAGCACAGGACTATGTTTATGATTACTTTACAAAGCGGTTTAAGCCTTTGAAGTTGCAACCATACTTCGATAGTAAGGAAAGCTTCCATGACAAAGAGTCCTTCATCGAGAATTTCATACAAGTTGGAGTTCACAGCGTCCCCTCCATGGCGAATTTACACATTCATGTGATGACCAAGGACCTGAACTCGGATCGCTTAAAGAATAAGAAGCACTACAACTCTTTTACCACCGATTTCTTTGTAAGTTGGGATAGACTACCATTAAGTCAAATTGCAGATGTCAAAACCACGGAGAACCGCTGGCTGAAAGACCATGATTTAATATGTCATTATTGCGGTAGGAACTTTGATAGCAAGTTCTCcaagctgaagcagcaTCTGACGGAAGAGTTTGATAATCATTTTGCATCAGTTTGA